From a single Anomaloglossus baeobatrachus isolate aAnoBae1 chromosome 4, aAnoBae1.hap1, whole genome shotgun sequence genomic region:
- the LOC142302112 gene encoding lysophosphatidic acid receptor 4-like produces MTHNSSQMVSPILYLSGYAIIFALGLIMNSIAIFLFFHISKLRSPTVVYMKNLAISDLLLICTIPLKIYTYTVTPSEINESATFWICNITGSFLLLNMYGSIFLLTCISFDRCLAVCFPLRSRCLRQHASWICFGVWILNITCSIGFYLAASKPNNTTNPNSCIDGRPPFVTKIGPTIGAIGIGFLIPLGVIVISSVAMLRSIEQSQVVQEGLVNKVKVIRMMATNIAIFLFCFLPYHMVLLLYQFIENCILEEAYRITLLTACSNTVLDPFAYYFTTDTIRNVVKEEIKAGKKFLELSDQSSEKNRPIISS; encoded by the coding sequence ATGACCCACAACAGCTCCCAGATGGTCAGCCCCATTCTATACCTGAGTGGGTATGCTATCATATTCGCCTTAGGGTTAATCATGAACAGTATTGCCATCTTCTTGTTTTTTCACATCAGTAAGCTTCGGTCACCCACTGTCGTCTACATGAAGAATCTTGCCATCAGCGACCTCCTGCTGATCTGCACCATTCCACTGAAAATCTACACCTACACCGTAACACCTTCAGAAATCAACGAATCTGCAACGTTTTGGATATGTAACATCACTGGATCATTTCTCCTTCTCAACATGTATGGAAGTATTTTTTTATTGACCTGCATTAGTTTTGACCGGTGTCTGGCCGTTTGCTTCCCTCTCCGCTCTCGATGCCTCCGTCAGCATGCCTCGTGGATCTGTTTTGGTGTGTGGATTCTCAACATAACATGCTCTATTGGGTTTTATCTAGCGGCATCAAAGCCAAATAATACTACTAATCCTAATTCTTGTATTGATGGTCGTCCTCCATTTGTAACTAAGATTGGTCCCACAATAGGGGCTATTGGCATTGGCTTTTTAATTCCTCTCGGAGTCATAGTCATAAGCTCTGTAGCCATGTTGAGGTCAATAGAGCAAAGTCAAGTTGTTCAAGAAGGACTAGTCAACAAGGTGAAGGTAATACGTATGATGGCTACTAACATAGCTATCTTTCTTTTTTGCTTTCTGCCCTACCACATGGTATTGCTTCTTTACCAATTCATAGAGAACTGTATTTTGGAAGAGGCCTATCGTATCACTCTATTGACAGCTTGCAGTAACACGGTTCTTGACCCCTTCGCCTactatttcaccaccgatactatcAGAAATGTGGTCAAAGAGGAGATAAAAGCAGGAAAGAAATTTTTGGAGCTTTCTGACCAATCTTCTGAGAAAAATAGGCCCATTATTTCCTCATAG